From the Garra rufa chromosome 17, GarRuf1.0, whole genome shotgun sequence genome, one window contains:
- the zc3h12ab gene encoding endoribonuclease ZC3H12A, with protein MPENHGNKEVFSCLGIQLAVNFFLERGHVDITVFVPSWRKEQPRPDVPITDQHILRELERRKLLVFTPSRRVAGKRVVCYDDRFIVKLAYESDGIIVSNDTYRDLQGERPEWKRFIEERLLMYSFVNDKFMPPDDPLGRHGPTLDNFLRKTPRIPKKQPCPYGKKCTYGIKCKFSHPERTKQSQRALADELRDKAKISSTPHKPQPVSSQSPSLEEVMEQKLSLDTGSLKKSYASENVLVIKPAPQPTQRKFPTKKECRPSPTRLDSFLNGSQERLDSGLGSYECHSSEASHCDRYCDHRKPKPSNSGRQRYVPPNSQPCSCCSYQSLSTGESGHRHSIGLPSSPNPTYTQPRYHSYGGCPVYPPVNMSQYSFPQTRGPPPQQGYWSDHYSGYPPASQNSMQPERGHGHWPTSNHNPQWSEREQVRKKLLAIFNARLVDRAMDMFPYLLDPQRLAAEILTLQSQDGAF; from the exons atgccggaaAA ccACGGGAACAAGGAAGTTTTTTCCTGTCTGGGAATTCAGTTGGCAGTGAACTTCTTCCTGGAGCGGGGTCACGTTGATATCACAGTGTTTGTGCCTTCCTGGAGAAAAGAGCAGCCGCGACCTGATGTACCCATTACAG ATCAGCACATTTTGCGTGAATTAGAGCGGAGGAAGCTCTTGGTGTTCACACCATCCAGAAGGGTTGCCGGAAAACGGGTGGTTTGCTATGATGACCGCTTTATCGTAAAGCTGGCCTACGAATCTGACGGCATCATTGTGTCCAACGACACCTACCGAGATCTTCAAGGAGAACGTCCTGAGTGGAAGCGTTTTATAGAGGAGAGGCTTCTGATGTATTCGTTCGTCAATGACAA GTTTATGCCTCCGGATGACCCTTTGGGAAGACATGGACCCACCCTAGATAACTTTCTTAGGAAGACTCCACGTATTCCTAAGAAACAACCCTGTCCTTATG GAAAGAAGTGCACTTATGGAATCAAGTGCAAGTTCAGTCATCCGGAGCGAACCAAACAATCCCAGCGTGCCCTGGCTGACGAGCTCCGAGATAAAGCCAAAATTTCATCCACACCGCACAAACCTCAGCCTGTTTCCAGTCAGAGTCCGTCTTTGGAGGAAGTTATGGAACAGAAACTCTCCCTGGACACTGGATCTCTCAAGAAGAGTTACGCCAGCGAAAACGTCCTCGTCATTAAACCAGCCCCCCAGCCAACTCAAAGGAAGTTTCCTACGAAAAAAGAATGTCGGCCTTCACCAACAAGACTAGATTCCTTTCTCAATGGATCTCAGGAGCGTTTGGATTCTGGCTTGGGGTCCTATGAATGCCATTCTTCTGAAGCTTCCCATTGTGATCGCTACTGCGACCACAGGAAGCCCAAACCATCCAACAGTGGGCGGCAACGCTACGTTCCGCCCAATAGCCAACCCTGCAGTTGCTGTTCCTACCAATCCCTCAGCACTGGTGAATCCGGTCACCGCCATAGCATTGGCCTGCCCAGCTCACCAAACCCCACTTACACTCAACCCCGGTATCACTCCTATGGAGGTTGTCCAGTTTACCCACCTGTTAACATGTCCCAGTATTCATTTCCACAAACCAGAGGGCCTCCTCCCCAACAGGGCTACTGGTCTGACCATTATAGTGGCTATCCTCCAGCATCCCAAAATTCCATGCAACCAGAGAGAGGACATGGACACTGGCCAACTTCCAATCACAATCCTCAGTGGTCCGAACGGGAGCAGGTGAGGAAAAAATTACTTGCAATTTTCAACGCACGTTTGGTGGACAGAGCCATGGACATGTTCCCATATCTCCTGGACCCACAAAGACTGGCTGCAGAGATTTTGACCCTTCAGTCTCAGGATGGGGCTTTTTAA